The Bacteroidota bacterium genome has a window encoding:
- a CDS encoding T9SS type A sorting domain-containing protein: MKLFRILVALFFMASATGLAQSDTIYYFDCADSIPGNWQSLDSTGNNFSWEHTYVGLDAAYCPLSSSSFNSTSANNGWLMLHSAYHNTDSTGGTLEMADTIIYMNSTLLSDPFDFSNESEVYVSFQHWYRTLSAPMWGSFDMAVSNDGISWTTFNMNTGPDSPDSGWEDKVEIILIDISTIAAGQTQVWLRFHYNNLAWYFWNIDDIAFLRSTPPSAIESDIIANFKIFPNPVEKGAFINVLNARTGSTYELLDCFGAIVSSGKLQNSNSKIQLNGIGVGIYFLNINNYVEKIVVR; the protein is encoded by the coding sequence ATGAAACTTTTCAGAATTTTAGTAGCCCTTTTCTTTATGGCAAGTGCAACAGGTTTGGCACAAAGTGATACAATTTATTACTTCGATTGTGCCGATTCTATTCCGGGCAACTGGCAAAGCCTTGATAGCACTGGCAACAATTTTAGTTGGGAGCACACATATGTTGGATTGGATGCGGCATATTGCCCACTTTCAAGTTCAAGTTTTAATTCAACAAGTGCCAACAATGGTTGGTTGATGCTTCACTCTGCATACCACAACACCGATTCTACTGGTGGAACTTTAGAGATGGCTGATACTATAATTTACATGAATTCGACTCTTCTATCAGATCCATTTGATTTCAGTAATGAATCGGAGGTTTATGTTTCATTTCAGCATTGGTATCGTACTCTTAGTGCCCCAATGTGGGGTTCTTTCGATATGGCTGTTAGTAATGATGGAATTTCATGGACCACTTTCAATATGAATACTGGTCCGGATTCTCCCGATTCGGGATGGGAAGATAAAGTTGAAATAATTCTAATAGATATCTCAACAATTGCAGCCGGGCAAACTCAGGTTTGGCTTCGTTTTCATTACAATAATCTTGCATGGTATTTTTGGAATATTGACGATATAGCTTTCCTTCGATCTACCCCGCCTTCAGCCATAGAGTCCGATATTATAGCAAATTTTAAAATATTCCCAAATCCTGTCGAGAAAGGAGCTTTTATTAATGTTTTGAATGCCAGAACAGGTTCTACCTACGAATTACTGGATTGTTTTGGAGCAATTGTTTCGAGTGGAAAATTACAAAATTCAAATTCTAAAATCCAACTAAATGGTATTGGTGTCGGAATCTATTTTTTGAATATTAACAATTATGTTGAAAAAATTGTTGTACGCTAA